In Dama dama isolate Ldn47 chromosome 26, ASM3311817v1, whole genome shotgun sequence, a single genomic region encodes these proteins:
- the LOC133047101 gene encoding UL16-binding protein 1-like → MGGSKSSLAFLVLLLIVLLSGTSSDAHSLSYNFTINPRPRPGQPWYEVQGEVDQKVFLSYDCGTAEIKYLSPLGEEVKSMNAWETQAGTLRDIGDLLKEHVSDVTPERYTDKGPLTLQARMTCWSKHNGHINGSWQFGFNGKLSLLFDSENGHWKVVHPGGRWMKEKWEKDRTVTDFFKKLSMGDCRRWYQAFLERWERMLKTTASPTTGPPTVQSSAPAISPVTWILLVVLTSFIITVFRG, encoded by the exons ATGGGTGGCTCCAAGAGCAGTCTTGCCTTCCTCGTTTTGCTTCTGATTGTCTTGTTGAGCGGGACGTCCAGCG ACGCTCATTCTCTTTCCTATAATTTCACCATCAATCCTCGGCCCAGACCTGGTCAGCCATGGTATGAGGTTCAAGGCGAAGTGGATCAAAAGGTCTTTCTCTCCTATGACTGTGGTACAGCTGAGATCAAGTACTTGAGTCCCTTGGGAGAGGAAGTGAAAAGTATGAACGCCTGGGAAACACAGGCTGGCACGCTGAGGGACATTGGAGACTTGCTCAAGGAGCACGTGTCTGACGTTACCCCGGAGAGATACACAGACAAGG GCCCTCTGACCCTGCAGGCCAGGATGACGTGCTGGAGTAAACACAACGGACACATCAATGGATCCTGGCAGTTTGGCTTCAATGGAAAACTGTCCCTCCTCTTTGATTCAGAGAATGGACATTGGAAAGTGGTTCATCCTGGAGGGAGATGGATGAAAGAGAAGTGGGAGAAAGATAGAACTGTTACTGACTTCTTCAAGAAGCTCTCCATGGGAGACTGTCGGCGCTGGTATCAGGCTTTCTTGGAGCGCTGGGAGAGAATGTTGAAGACCACGG CATCACCGACCACGGGTCCCCCTACAGTCCAGTCCTCGGCCCCAGCCATCAGTCCCGTCACCTGGATCCTCCTCGTGGTCCTCACCAGTTTCATCATAACTGTCTTCCGGGGCTGA
- the LOC133047176 gene encoding retinoic acid early transcript 1E-like gives MDAPRFQPRATAIKSKACILPVVLTSFIAPLDAHSLCLNLTVKSQSRPGQPWCQVQGSVDTKPFLQCDSDSNNVRPLGFLGEEVNDTKAWTELSQTLGEAGRELRMVLPVIKLDKKEMRGPPSLQSRLCCQREAEQCSGASLLFSINGWTALLLDTMSITWTVIDPGATGVKEEWENNQELSDYFRKISVGDCSYWLREFLEHWENMLLPGPTEPLTKAPNNHQPASIPLNKCILPLIFIFIIFICLIVIIVKKCMKKSGTTESWVPLTVP, from the exons ATGGACGCCCCTAGATTCCAGCCCAGGGCCACAGCCATCAAATCCAAAGCCTGCATCCTCCCCGTGGTCCTCACCAGTTTCATC GCCCCCCTCG ATGcccactctctgtgcctcaaccTCACTGTCAAATCTCAGTCCAGACCTGGCCAGCCCTGGTGTCAAGtccagggctccgtggacacaaaGCCTTTCCTCCAGTGTGACAGTGACAGCAACAATGTCAGACCTTTGGGTTTCCTGGGGGAGGAGGTAAACGACACCAAAGCGTGGACTGAACTGAGCCAGACGCTGGGAGAAGCCGGAAGAGAGCTCAGGATGGTCCTGCCTGTCATCAAACTGGACAAAAAGGAGATGAGGG GtcctccctccctgcagagcAGGCTGTGTTGTCAGCGTGAAGCCGAGCAATGCTCTGGTGCATCCTTGCTCTTCAGCATCAATGGATGGACAGCCCTCCTCCTTGACACCATGAGCATAACCTGGACAGTCATCGATCCTGGAGCCACAGGCGTCAAGGAGGAGTGGGAGAACAACCAGGAACTGTCAGATTATTTCAGGAAGATCTCAGTGGGAGACTGCAGTTATTGGCTTAGGGAATTCCTGGAACACTGGGAGAACATGCTGCTGCCAGGGCCCACAG aaccACTCACAAAGGCCCCGAATAACCACCAGCCTGCATCTATCCCGTTAAATAAATGCATCCTCCCATTGATCTTCATCTTCATCATCTTCATCTGTCTAATTGTCATCATCGTcaagaaatgtatgaagaaatCAGGGACCACGGAAA GCTGGGTCCCCCTCACTGTCCCCTAA